One stretch of Planifilum fulgidum DNA includes these proteins:
- a CDS encoding YezD family protein, with protein MNASSISRSQMEQIIRALDGLEYGTVLITVHDSQIVQIDRTEKRRFPPAPSDQSTRKTK; from the coding sequence ATGAACGCTTCTTCCATCTCCCGGTCGCAAATGGAGCAAATCATCCGCGCCTTGGACGGGCTGGAATACGGCACCGTCCTGATCACCGTCCACGATTCGCAAATCGTGCAGATCGACCGGACCGAAAAACGCCGCTTTCCCCCGGCACCATCCGACCAATCGACCCGAAAAACCAAGTAA
- a CDS encoding RrF2 family transcriptional regulator — protein MKVSTRGEYALRALILLGQHPEEVIPAADIAAKTRVPLNYLEQILLKLKKLGYVTSKRGIRGGYTLRLPPGQIVIGEVIRRLEGPLAPMGCVSVTAYEPCPLEEGCLLKPLWALVRDTVARLLEHTTLADLLQGRLQTGKERMDVR, from the coding sequence ATGAAGGTGTCCACCCGGGGCGAATACGCCCTGCGGGCCCTGATCCTGCTGGGACAGCATCCCGAGGAAGTGATCCCCGCCGCCGACATCGCCGCGAAAACCCGGGTTCCTCTCAACTACCTGGAGCAAATCCTCCTTAAGCTCAAAAAACTCGGATATGTGACGAGCAAACGGGGAATTCGGGGCGGTTACACGTTGCGGCTTCCCCCCGGCCAAATCGTGATCGGGGAAGTGATCCGCCGGTTGGAGGGTCCGCTGGCCCCGATGGGGTGTGTCAGTGTGACCGCCTATGAACCCTGTCCCCTGGAGGAAGGATGCCTCCTGAAGCCGCTGTGGGCCCTGGTCCGGGACACGGTGGCCCGCCTGTTGGAACACACCACCCTGGCCGATCTGCTTCAGGGACGCCTTCAAACCGGAAAGGAGAGGATGGATGTCCGATGA